One window from the genome of Nicotiana sylvestris chromosome 9, ASM39365v2, whole genome shotgun sequence encodes:
- the LOC104246549 gene encoding TATA box-binding protein-associated factor RNA polymerase I subunit B — MTERIQKRCEICGNISFNDGGDGFFYCTLCGSQANDIIDTGVDEDDLFNLDGGIYAAGQRRAPTQSFQAEPVSQVKLSQSQHLETLNTLDDNQEDNEGDGVEPAGPTDFGPSQCSLTYTDYYSGVRLRYVMGVQVMIQLQCKALVEKFNVSPLIVGVVGPVWLRYLAHEKVMADEWADNVIHESESQTQGEIDSAMLSGSKKTEPHNLLGKRAVTIWHKSLHSIIPLSCSLAISFLACHMAREAILPTDILKWAAEGKIPYFAAFLEVEKQLGPPSRACPISTSRMFRPIQSITLQKLEFFATAIARRIGLELPPVNFHAIASRYLEQLSLPVEKILPRACQVYEWSMPPELYLSDNELRLPSRVCVMSILIVTIRILYDLNGGKWEMILSSSSGLAPDGEDGIGEPSFSCNGKGNSAEEDLASQDSDPNYSMPDVNESDFDALELLKILEAKYDELSDTYDFSKDLQSYLQYCKDVVFAGLEPSYEDHEEERIIEDLWDFYQSHKAEEASDDEKVEPHTCNGFQHKGSRGVCKSTPRSSKKFSVNRCKCDISLDDDNFNAANCSECGLERKAYSPNKGHGDRPSAESRKETALRQLKENMQENRFCYVPPRKYVKKKNGYIRYARKKDGAYIYATHADYYILLRSCAKVAQVDARTMHVGVLSFERRLEMLEKRIDYCLQKRIPNDFCDFCQEDSKENPH, encoded by the exons ATGACAGAGCGGATTCAAAAACGATGCGAGATTTGTGGCAATATATCCTTTAATGATGGCGGTGATGGATTCTTCTATTGCACTCTTTGCGGCTCTCAAGCGAATGACATCATTGACACTGGTGTTGATGAAGATGACCTATTCAATCTGGACGGGGGAATATATGCTGCCGGTCAGCGCCGTGCTCCCACCCAGAGTTTTCAAGCTGAGCCGGTATCTCAGGTTAAGCTTTCACAGTCCCAGCATCTAGAAACTTTGAACACTTTAGATGACAACCAAGAGGATAATGAAGGTGATGGAGTTGAGCCTGCTGGACCTACTGATTTTGGGCCGTCTCAATGTTCCTTAACATATACTGATTATTATTCAGGAGTTCGATTAAGGTATGTTATGGGGGTACAAGTTATGATCCAATTGCAGTGTAAGGCACTAGTGGAGAAATTTAATGTAAGCCCTCTAATTGTTGGGGTTGTTGGGCCTGTATGGCTGAGATATTTAGCACATGAAAAGGTTATGGCGGATGAGTGGGCAGACAATGTCATTCATGAATCAGAGTCTCAAACTCAAG GGGAGATAGATAGTGCTATGCTTAGTGGCAGCAAGAAAACAGAACCACACAACTTACTTGGTAAACGGGCAGTTACCATATGGCATAAATCTCTACACAGCATTATTCCATTATCTTGTTCGCTAGCTATCTCTTTTCTTGCTTGTCACATGGCAAGGGAGGCAATCCTGCCAACAGACATATTGAAGTGGGCGGCAGAAGGGAAGATCCCATATTTTGCTGCTTTTCTTGAAGTTGAGAAGCAGCTGGGACCTCCTTCAAGGGCATGCCCTATAAGTACCAGCCGTATGTTCAGGCCTATCCAATCTATCACCTTGCAAAAATTAGAGTTCTTTGCCACTGCCATTGCTCGGAGAATAGGCTTGGAATTACCTCCAGTAAACTTCCATGCTATAGCTTCCCGTTATCTCGAGCAGTTATCGCTTCCTGTTGAAAAAATTCTTCCTCGGGCATGCCAAGTGTATGAGTGGTCTATGCCTCCAGAGTTGTATTTGTCAGATAATGAGTTGAGGCTGCCTTCTCGTGTTTGTGTGATGTCTATTCTGATTGTTACAATAAGGATTCTTTATGACCTTAATGGTGGAAAATGGGagatgattttatcttcttctagTGGTTTAGCACCGGATGGTGAGGATGGAATTGGAGAACCGAGTTTCAGTTGCAATGGAAAAGGCAATTCTGCTGAGGAAGACTTGGCTTCACAAGATTCAGATCCTAACTATAGTATGCCAGATGTAAATGAATCTGATTTTGATGCTTTGGAGCTCTTGAAGATTCTTGAAGCAAAATATGATGAGCTCAGTGATACATATG ATTTTTCGAAAGATTTACAATCATATCTTCAGTATTGCAAAGATGTGGTTTTTGCTGGACTTGAACCTTCTTATGAAGATCATGAAGAAGAAAGGATAATTGAAGATTTGTGGGACTTCTATCAAAGCCATAAG GCTGAAGAAGCATCAGATGATGAGAAAGTAGAACCACACACATGTAATGGTTTTCAACACAAGGGATCAAGGGGTGTATGCAAAAGCACTCCAAGATCAAGCAAGAAATTTAGTGTCAATagatgcaaatgcgacatatcaCTGGATGATGACAATTTTAATGCAGCTAACTGCTCAGAATGTGGCTTGGAGCGAAAGGCTTATTCCCCAAATAAAGGACATGGAGATCGACCTTCTGCAGAGTCGCGTAAGGAGACAGCATTGAGGCAACTGAAAGAAAACATGCAAGAAAACAGATTCTGTTATGTCCCACCTAGAAAAtatgtgaagaagaagaatggctACATCAGGTATGCAAGAAAGAAAGATGGTGCCTATATTTATGCTACACATGCTGATTATTACATATTACTTCGATCTTGTGCCAAAGTTGCACAAGTTGATGCTAGGACAATGCATGTTGGAGTATTGTCTTTTGAGAGAAGATTAGAAATGCTAGAAAAAAGAATAGATTATTGTTTACAGAAAAGAATTCCTAATGACTTCTGTGACTTTTGTCAAGAGGACTCCAAAGAAAATCCTCATTGA